The following coding sequences lie in one Brevibacterium marinum genomic window:
- a CDS encoding NAD(P)-dependent alcohol dehydrogenase, which translates to MRTTTAWHADPEGLRPASLERRELRPDDIAVRVDYCGLCHSDLQTLHDHDGHSPLVPGHEFTGVVIEVGPEVTAFSVGDNVAVGNIVDSCGQCPMCRAGQENFCHSFPTLTYGGRDRVDGTTTLGGFSREYVVREDFAYRLPVGLDPAAAAPLMCAGITAWEPLRALEVGPGARVAVVGLGGLGHLAVKFAVALGATTTVISRTQDKAEDAHRLGAHGFIVSTDPAQMADARENFDLVIDTISAPHDLTEYLKVVGLDGTHSVLGYLGAVTVEVTDLLIGRKKLSSAGSGGRPATAEMLQFCADNGVVPEVEVLPSAQVDRALDRLERNDVRYRFVLDMSDLDGAV; encoded by the coding sequence ATGCGAACGACCACTGCCTGGCATGCCGACCCGGAAGGGCTGAGGCCAGCGTCGCTCGAACGGCGGGAGCTGCGACCGGACGACATCGCCGTGAGAGTCGACTACTGCGGGCTCTGCCACAGTGACCTGCAGACTCTGCATGATCACGACGGCCACTCACCCCTCGTCCCGGGGCACGAATTCACCGGTGTCGTCATCGAAGTCGGGCCTGAAGTGACCGCCTTCTCCGTCGGTGACAACGTCGCGGTGGGCAACATCGTCGACTCCTGCGGGCAGTGCCCCATGTGCCGGGCGGGACAGGAGAACTTCTGCCACTCGTTTCCCACTCTCACCTACGGCGGCAGGGACCGTGTCGACGGAACGACGACACTGGGCGGTTTCTCACGGGAGTACGTCGTGCGCGAAGACTTCGCCTACCGACTCCCTGTCGGTCTGGACCCGGCGGCAGCCGCACCACTGATGTGTGCGGGCATCACCGCCTGGGAGCCGCTGCGGGCGCTGGAGGTCGGGCCGGGTGCACGTGTCGCCGTGGTCGGCCTCGGCGGCCTCGGTCATCTTGCGGTCAAGTTCGCGGTCGCACTCGGTGCCACCACGACGGTGATCAGCCGCACGCAGGACAAGGCCGAGGACGCCCACCGCCTCGGCGCACACGGGTTCATCGTCTCCACCGACCCTGCGCAGATGGCCGATGCACGGGAGAACTTCGACCTCGTCATCGACACCATTTCGGCACCACACGACCTCACGGAGTACCTCAAAGTGGTCGGGCTGGATGGGACCCACAGCGTCCTCGGGTACCTGGGCGCGGTCACCGTGGAGGTCACCGACCTGCTCATCGGTCGGAAGAAGCTCAGCTCTGCCGGCAGCGGCGGTCGGCCCGCGACCGCCGAGATGCTGCAGTTCTGCGCCGACAACGGGGTCGTCCCCGAGGTGGAGGTGCTGCCGTCGGCGCAGGTCGACCGGGCGCTCGACCGGTTGGAGAGGAACGACGTGAGATACCGGTTCGTCCTCGATATGTCTGACCTGGATGGGGCCGTCTGA
- a CDS encoding MerR family transcriptional regulator, with protein sequence MAKLTGTTVNTIRHYHKLDLLAEPERMSNGYKQYGASHLLRLLQILRMRELGIQLSDIGSVENDHEQQQIALKHLDSELGERIAQLQKVREEVALLLEHGAPIDTASGFTDIATAMTASDRGLMSLYSRLYDESTMSEMKSIMSEASPYDHEVSELPEDADEETRSRLAEKIAPDMKDQLESQPWLLAPSHRMTGDRKMGQNAIISLIGELYNDAQIDVMQRAFIQIFASLDIPDEHRERFIAFIKEAEREEAARQRRTVGRSAGDSDAT encoded by the coding sequence TTGGCAAAGCTGACCGGGACCACGGTCAACACCATTCGCCATTATCACAAGCTCGATCTGCTCGCCGAGCCCGAGCGCATGAGCAACGGATACAAACAATACGGTGCCTCCCATCTGCTCCGACTCCTCCAGATCCTCCGGATGAGGGAACTCGGCATACAGCTGTCAGACATCGGCTCCGTGGAGAACGATCACGAACAGCAGCAGATCGCGCTCAAACATCTCGACAGTGAGCTGGGTGAGCGGATCGCCCAGTTGCAGAAGGTACGAGAAGAGGTTGCACTGCTGCTCGAACATGGTGCACCGATCGACACCGCCTCGGGTTTTACAGACATCGCGACTGCCATGACGGCATCGGATCGCGGCCTCATGTCTCTCTATTCTCGGCTCTACGATGAGTCGACGATGTCAGAGATGAAGTCGATCATGTCCGAGGCATCACCCTATGACCACGAGGTCAGTGAACTCCCGGAAGACGCCGACGAAGAGACACGATCGCGGTTGGCCGAAAAGATCGCGCCGGACATGAAGGATCAGCTGGAGTCACAGCCGTGGCTGCTCGCGCCGAGCCATCGGATGACCGGCGACCGGAAGATGGGGCAGAACGCGATCATCTCCCTCATCGGCGAGCTCTACAACGATGCCCAGATCGACGTCATGCAACGGGCATTCATCCAGATCTTCGCCAGCCTCGACATTCCCGACGAACATCGAGAGCGATTCATCGCCTTCATCAAGGAGGCCGAGCGTGAGGAAGCAGCGAGGCAGCGCAGGACAGTGGGACGAAGCGCAGGAGACTCGGACGCTACCTGA
- a CDS encoding haloacid dehalogenase type II: protein MKRKRAAMGARLEGVEALVFDMFGTVVDWRESMAAEVATLLAEYLPTVDPREFADLWRAEYQPSMERVRNGSRAFTRLDVLHRENLETVLDRLGVDPATIPPPVLDEANLSWHRLNPWPDSVPGLTRLKDRFIIAPLSNANVRLALDVAKRAQLPWDAILGAEVAGAYKPEPAAYLRTVEILGLAPDRVAMVAAHNSDLAAASDVGLRTVFVRRATEHGPNQTSDLVPDGPWDVVAEDFEDLADQIV, encoded by the coding sequence ATGAAGCGGAAGAGGGCAGCGATGGGTGCGCGGTTGGAGGGCGTCGAGGCATTGGTCTTCGACATGTTCGGAACGGTCGTCGACTGGCGTGAGAGCATGGCCGCCGAGGTTGCGACCCTCCTGGCCGAATACCTGCCGACCGTGGACCCGCGAGAGTTCGCGGACTTGTGGCGCGCGGAGTACCAGCCGTCGATGGAGCGTGTGCGCAACGGCAGCAGAGCGTTCACACGCCTCGATGTCCTCCATCGGGAGAATCTCGAGACCGTACTCGACCGGCTCGGTGTCGATCCAGCGACGATTCCGCCGCCTGTTCTCGACGAGGCCAATCTCTCCTGGCATCGACTGAACCCGTGGCCCGACTCCGTGCCCGGTCTCACACGCTTGAAAGACCGTTTCATCATCGCTCCGCTGTCGAATGCCAATGTTCGCCTGGCGCTCGACGTCGCCAAACGCGCGCAACTGCCGTGGGATGCCATCCTCGGCGCCGAGGTTGCCGGTGCCTATAAGCCCGAACCGGCCGCCTACCTGCGCACCGTGGAGATCCTCGGACTTGCACCCGATCGGGTGGCCATGGTCGCCGCGCACAACAGTGACCTCGCCGCCGCGAGCGACGTCGGACTCCGCACCGTCTTCGTGCGCAGAGCCACCGAACACGGACCGAATCAGACAAGCGATCTCGTCCCGGATGGTCCGTGGGATGTGGTGGCTGAGGACTTCGAGGATCTCGCCGACCAGATCGTCTGA
- a CDS encoding alpha/beta hydrolase: MATEVTRNRPPFDPELAAVLDAAGEPVPSTVTAEMIPLMREAGVTISIDDVLSGRKVTHREIIIPGYQGADLVASVFAREDHENVGPGIFHTHGGGMIIGDRFTGIDVMLDWVERFDAVCVSVEYRLAPEFPDPYPVEDCYAGLVWTTDHADELGIDAERLLIAGGSAGGGLAAGVALLARDRGGPALFAQCLIYPMIDDRNETISSHQIDGEGVWDRTSNFTGWDALLGDRRGTEDVSIYAAPSRATDLSGLPSAYIDVGTAEVFRDEDVAYASQIWADGGVAELHAWPGGFHGFDMMAPDTALAQAMRASRTAWLARILGD, translated from the coding sequence ATGGCAACAGAGGTTACTCGGAACAGACCGCCATTCGATCCGGAGTTGGCGGCTGTGCTCGACGCGGCGGGTGAGCCGGTGCCATCGACGGTGACTGCCGAGATGATTCCGCTGATGCGCGAGGCGGGTGTGACGATATCGATCGACGACGTGCTCAGCGGACGCAAGGTCACCCACCGTGAGATCATCATCCCGGGGTATCAGGGCGCCGACCTGGTGGCGTCGGTCTTCGCCCGAGAAGACCATGAGAACGTCGGCCCCGGAATCTTCCATACACATGGAGGCGGCATGATCATCGGTGATCGTTTCACCGGAATCGACGTGATGCTCGACTGGGTGGAACGATTCGATGCTGTATGCGTCTCCGTCGAGTATCGTCTTGCACCCGAATTCCCGGACCCGTACCCCGTGGAAGACTGCTACGCCGGTCTCGTCTGGACGACTGACCACGCCGATGAACTCGGTATCGATGCCGAGAGACTGCTCATCGCCGGTGGGAGCGCCGGAGGCGGACTGGCCGCGGGTGTCGCTCTGCTCGCCCGCGACCGCGGTGGCCCGGCTCTCTTTGCTCAATGCCTCATCTATCCGATGATCGATGATCGCAACGAGACGATCTCATCGCATCAGATCGATGGCGAAGGAGTGTGGGATCGCACCAGCAACTTCACCGGCTGGGATGCTCTGCTCGGTGATCGTCGCGGAACTGAGGACGTGTCGATCTACGCTGCACCGTCGCGGGCGACAGACCTGAGCGGACTGCCGTCGGCATACATCGACGTCGGTACGGCAGAGGTATTCCGCGATGAGGACGTCGCCTATGCCTCACAGATCTGGGCGGACGGCGGAGTCGCCGAGCTGCATGCGTGGCCCGGCGGCTTCCACGGCTTCGACATGATGGCACCGGACACTGCGCTTGCCCAGGCAATGAGAGCCTCTCGGACCGCTTGGCTGGCGCGCATCCTCGGCGACTGA
- a CDS encoding helix-turn-helix domain-containing protein, producing MSRPTHTGGSGSLGEFLKSRRDALSPPEAGIEGWGRRRRVPGLRREEVAQLAGVSVAYFVRLEQGQARNASDEVLLAIARALCLSQTETEHLLDLARPSRTKATPRTRPERAHPLSLAMLETLESHPAVLLGRRNDALAWTPAGHALLAPHLPFDTSDPRTRPSLPRLLFLDPQVRGAHLDWEAEARTYVAYLRLISGKYPEDSRLAELVGELCMKDADFAALWASGRVKECTGGTKRFQHPLVGELIVDFQVWLQADTPDHRLEVYFPADEPSADALTLLNTLAHEDHSYTGVRRDIASPSGRIER from the coding sequence ATGAGCAGACCAACCCACACGGGCGGTTCGGGCAGCCTCGGCGAGTTCCTGAAGTCTCGTCGTGATGCGCTGAGCCCGCCAGAAGCCGGCATCGAAGGCTGGGGGCGGCGCCGACGGGTGCCCGGTCTGCGGCGCGAAGAAGTCGCCCAGCTGGCCGGAGTCTCTGTCGCCTACTTTGTCCGCCTCGAACAGGGTCAGGCCCGCAATGCCTCCGACGAGGTTCTCCTCGCGATCGCCCGGGCACTGTGCTTGTCGCAGACCGAGACCGAACATCTGCTCGATCTGGCCAGGCCGTCCCGCACCAAGGCGACGCCGCGTACTCGGCCCGAGCGTGCCCATCCGCTGTCGCTGGCGATGTTGGAAACCCTCGAGAGCCATCCGGCCGTGCTGCTGGGCCGACGCAACGATGCACTGGCATGGACGCCGGCCGGCCACGCACTCCTGGCCCCGCACCTGCCCTTCGACACCAGCGATCCTCGCACGCGCCCCTCCCTGCCGCGGCTGCTGTTCCTCGATCCCCAGGTTAGAGGCGCTCACCTTGACTGGGAAGCAGAAGCGCGCACCTACGTCGCCTACCTTCGCCTCATCAGCGGCAAGTATCCTGAGGACTCGCGTTTGGCCGAGCTCGTCGGAGAGCTCTGCATGAAGGACGCCGACTTCGCAGCCCTGTGGGCTTCGGGGAGAGTCAAAGAGTGCACTGGGGGAACCAAACGCTTCCAGCACCCGCTCGTCGGAGAATTGATCGTCGACTTCCAGGTCTGGCTTCAGGCAGACACGCCCGATCACCGGCTCGAGGTCTACTTTCCCGCCGACGAACCGTCCGCCGATGCCCTCACTCTGCTGAACACACTCGCCCACGAAGACCATTCGTACACAGGCGTGCGACGCGATATCGCCAGTCCCAGCGGGCGCATCGAGCGCTGA
- a CDS encoding homing endonuclease associated repeat-containing protein, with the protein MTDSGTERSHTATPALIGALLHCAARETELSPRSSSAGTESNHADQGILAEVEVALRGQTQDESHVTKALAEVAGSLFSVRASSGDVSLTAAKYEKQRTAVLAELGVASTKGSSVWPPTSQTAVQRFGSWNEALKAAGLATSSVGRARGQLRFDTAAYEKAIAEFVADSEARGVGATYKAYGDYAAEHKGEVPSAAAVRKFYGSWNKALAAIE; encoded by the coding sequence ATGACTGACTCAGGCACCGAGAGATCCCACACCGCGACCCCCGCGCTCATCGGGGCGCTTCTCCACTGCGCGGCCCGAGAAACCGAGCTCTCACCCCGCAGTTCGTCTGCTGGCACCGAGTCCAACCACGCTGATCAGGGGATCCTCGCCGAGGTGGAAGTCGCCCTCCGCGGTCAGACGCAGGACGAGTCGCACGTGACAAAGGCCCTTGCCGAGGTGGCCGGTTCCCTGTTCAGTGTGCGGGCTTCGTCCGGCGACGTGTCCCTGACCGCGGCCAAGTACGAGAAGCAGCGCACCGCGGTTCTCGCGGAGCTGGGCGTCGCCTCGACCAAAGGGTCCAGTGTGTGGCCGCCGACGAGCCAGACTGCGGTCCAGCGCTTCGGTTCGTGGAATGAAGCGCTCAAAGCCGCGGGGTTGGCAACCAGTTCGGTGGGGCGGGCACGTGGGCAGCTCCGATTCGATACCGCGGCCTATGAGAAGGCGATCGCCGAGTTCGTCGCCGACAGCGAAGCCCGTGGCGTCGGTGCCACCTACAAGGCGTATGGCGACTACGCCGCCGAGCACAAGGGCGAGGTGCCCTCAGCCGCAGCGGTTCGGAAGTTCTACGGAAGCTGGAACAAGGCGCTCGCCGCGATCGAGTGA
- a CDS encoding DEAD/DEAH box helicase produces MSENRPAIPTDWREAFAPLAEAVPQAHTPVALGFELVEVVARTWFEPKHSNLLTKNEVTPGADPSLAIRPLILSDSGNWVKKSLTWRNIDRMARQFGVDPRHQEWFSQLAGLRTRDKTDFTPDGAPYNLGDFHTPLLWQMFARGAELGIEFVGVNQGMGIHIGRQSKAVIDVNRVQGQLRVLPRATIDERDFSPGLIKPIWTHGFFGVDVRSSFTVTLAPAAESTTESALSVFNAPGPITIPNDEAEEFFEEYYPQLRTTAEVVSSDDSVAFPRYRDPRLVLFLTYGAADHLTIRWYWEYSGPRRTLPLRLATNSTTNANPDNRDFTHESGVMEQVTRILTSAHEDGSALSAPIDTDLHDADTADFVVNVLPELEEIEHVKVITRGKKQPYRELGGEPNVKITSVESDKNDWFDLGFQITVDGHPVPFVKLFKALARGTKKIKLSDDSFLSLNKPVFDRIKALLSEADLIPEWEPESPKISRLHVGLWSEFEDLADESEPARSWRESAQALADLEHLPATEVPPLGVTMRPYQVQGFRWLALLYRSRLGAILADDMGLGKTLQTLALIAHAKTEHAWSTGTRPQDSDARRPLPPFLVVAPTSVVDTWVKEAAKFTPDLDVRVVAESTQKRKTALAEVVDGADVIVMSYAMLRLEEDPISRLDWAGFVLDEAQFVKNSSSQVHLAAKSVTAGFRLALTGTPLENSLRDVWSILSITSPGLFPSAHRFDEEYVRPIESGENPGRMVRLQKRIRPFMMRRTKDLVAADLPEKQEQVITVELNSAHRKLYDRVLQKERKKILGFIDSDYDRQRFIVFRSLTLLRMLALDPSIVDAEHSEVPSSKLAALMERLDDVLAEGHRSIVFSQFTSFLTKIADDLDRRGVPYVVLDGSTRNRGAVVEEFRSGAAPVFLISLKAGGFGLTLTEADYVFLMDPWWNPASENQAIDRAHRIGQTKNVMVYRYVTEGTIEEKVLALQRKKAELFDSLMSNGGTFEGRGPSGQAFSQTVTADDIRGLLEG; encoded by the coding sequence GTGTCAGAGAACCGACCAGCCATCCCCACCGACTGGCGCGAGGCCTTCGCCCCACTCGCCGAGGCGGTTCCGCAGGCCCATACGCCCGTGGCCCTGGGATTCGAGCTCGTCGAGGTCGTGGCCCGCACCTGGTTCGAACCGAAGCACTCGAACCTCCTGACCAAGAACGAGGTCACCCCGGGAGCCGACCCCAGTCTGGCCATCCGCCCACTCATCCTCAGCGACTCCGGCAACTGGGTGAAGAAGTCGCTGACCTGGCGCAACATCGATCGCATGGCCCGGCAGTTCGGCGTCGACCCTCGCCATCAGGAGTGGTTCTCCCAGCTGGCCGGCCTGCGGACCCGGGACAAGACGGACTTCACACCCGACGGTGCGCCGTACAACCTCGGCGATTTTCACACTCCGTTGCTGTGGCAGATGTTCGCCCGAGGGGCGGAGCTGGGCATCGAGTTCGTCGGCGTCAATCAGGGTATGGGCATCCACATCGGCCGGCAGTCCAAAGCGGTCATCGACGTCAACCGCGTGCAGGGGCAGCTGCGGGTCCTACCGCGCGCCACCATCGACGAACGCGACTTCTCCCCCGGGCTCATCAAACCGATCTGGACGCACGGATTCTTCGGCGTCGACGTCCGTTCGAGCTTCACCGTGACCCTGGCCCCGGCCGCCGAGTCGACGACGGAATCGGCACTGTCGGTGTTCAATGCTCCCGGACCGATCACCATCCCCAACGACGAGGCCGAGGAGTTCTTCGAGGAGTACTACCCGCAGCTGCGCACCACCGCCGAGGTGGTCAGCAGTGACGACTCCGTGGCCTTTCCCCGCTACCGCGACCCCAGGCTCGTCCTGTTCCTCACCTACGGGGCCGCCGATCACCTCACCATCCGCTGGTACTGGGAGTACTCGGGCCCACGACGAACACTGCCCCTCCGACTCGCGACGAACTCGACGACCAACGCCAACCCCGACAACCGGGACTTCACCCATGAGTCGGGCGTCATGGAGCAGGTGACACGCATCCTCACCTCGGCGCATGAGGACGGCTCAGCACTGAGCGCCCCGATCGACACCGACCTGCACGACGCGGACACCGCCGACTTCGTCGTCAACGTTCTGCCCGAGCTCGAGGAGATCGAGCATGTCAAGGTCATCACCCGCGGGAAGAAGCAGCCGTACCGGGAGCTCGGCGGCGAACCGAACGTGAAGATCACCTCGGTCGAGTCGGACAAGAACGACTGGTTCGATCTGGGCTTCCAGATCACCGTCGACGGCCACCCGGTGCCCTTCGTCAAGCTCTTCAAGGCTCTGGCCCGCGGCACCAAGAAGATCAAACTCTCCGACGACTCATTTCTGTCGCTGAACAAACCGGTCTTCGACAGGATCAAGGCCCTGCTCTCCGAGGCCGATCTCATCCCCGAATGGGAGCCCGAGTCCCCGAAGATCAGCCGCCTCCATGTGGGTCTGTGGTCCGAGTTCGAGGACCTCGCCGACGAATCCGAACCAGCCCGGTCCTGGCGGGAGTCCGCTCAGGCCCTCGCCGATCTCGAGCACCTCCCGGCCACCGAAGTGCCGCCGCTGGGCGTGACCATGCGGCCCTATCAGGTGCAGGGATTTCGGTGGCTGGCGCTGCTCTACCGATCCCGCCTGGGCGCGATCCTCGCCGACGACATGGGTCTCGGAAAGACCCTGCAGACCCTGGCGCTCATCGCCCATGCCAAGACCGAGCACGCATGGTCAACGGGCACCCGGCCGCAGGACTCGGACGCGCGCCGGCCGTTGCCGCCGTTCCTCGTCGTCGCTCCCACCTCGGTGGTCGACACCTGGGTGAAGGAGGCTGCGAAGTTCACCCCTGACCTCGACGTTCGCGTCGTCGCGGAATCGACGCAGAAGAGGAAGACCGCCCTCGCCGAGGTGGTCGACGGTGCCGATGTCATCGTCATGTCCTACGCCATGCTCAGGTTGGAGGAGGACCCGATCTCCAGGCTGGACTGGGCCGGGTTCGTCCTCGACGAGGCACAGTTCGTGAAGAACAGCTCCTCCCAGGTCCACCTGGCGGCGAAGTCGGTCACCGCCGGCTTCCGTCTGGCCCTGACGGGCACACCGCTGGAGAACTCACTGCGCGACGTGTGGTCGATCCTGTCCATCACCTCACCCGGGCTCTTCCCCAGCGCACATCGCTTCGACGAGGAATACGTGCGACCGATCGAGAGCGGCGAGAATCCCGGGAGGATGGTGCGCCTGCAGAAGCGGATCAGGCCATTCATGATGCGGCGGACGAAGGATCTCGTCGCCGCGGACCTGCCGGAGAAGCAGGAGCAGGTCATCACCGTCGAGCTGAATTCGGCCCACCGGAAGCTCTACGATCGTGTGCTGCAGAAGGAGCGGAAGAAGATCCTCGGCTTCATCGACAGCGACTACGACAGACAGCGGTTCATCGTCTTCCGCTCACTCACACTGTTGCGGATGCTGGCCCTCGACCCCAGCATCGTCGATGCCGAACACTCCGAGGTGCCGTCGAGCAAGCTCGCCGCACTCATGGAGCGACTCGACGATGTGCTCGCCGAAGGACACCGGTCGATCGTCTTCAGCCAGTTCACCTCATTCCTGACCAAGATCGCCGACGACCTGGATCGCCGAGGTGTGCCCTACGTGGTCCTCGACGGCTCCACTCGCAATCGCGGGGCCGTCGTCGAGGAGTTCAGATCTGGGGCGGCCCCCGTGTTCCTCATCAGCCTCAAGGCCGGCGGGTTCGGCCTCACCCTCACCGAGGCGGACTACGTCTTCCTCATGGACCCGTGGTGGAACCCCGCATCGGAGAATCAGGCCATCGACCGCGCGCACCGGATCGGGCAGACGAAGAACGTGATGGTCTATCGATATGTCACAGAAGGCACGATCGAGGAGAAGGTGCTGGCCCTGCAGAGGAAGAAGGCCGAGCTCTTCGACTCACTGATGAGCAACGGCGGAACGTTCGAAGGACGCGGACCCAGCGGTCAGGCCTTCAGCCAGACGGTCACGGCCGACGACATCCGGGGGCTGCTGGAGGGGTAG
- a CDS encoding small multidrug efflux protein, translating into MNPIIEFFQGLASHVPDLLQPFIIAAAGAIPFIEGEISSIIGVWAGMNPVLAGIAGAIGNFICVAVIVVLGARARRAVVARRDLKRETARMAVSPAGEEIADEAPGNAASSDSESVDVRPIGDEKPESKGRVKFKRFLTRFGVPGASLLGPLAIPTQITSTILVGAGVKTSWILLWQGIAIVCWTTLTTLIATGALALLVG; encoded by the coding sequence ATGAACCCCATCATCGAATTCTTCCAAGGCCTGGCCTCCCACGTCCCCGACCTGCTTCAGCCCTTCATCATCGCAGCGGCCGGAGCCATCCCCTTTATCGAAGGCGAGATCTCCTCGATCATCGGCGTCTGGGCCGGAATGAACCCGGTCCTCGCCGGAATCGCGGGCGCCATCGGCAACTTCATCTGCGTGGCCGTCATCGTCGTTCTCGGCGCCAGGGCCAGGCGCGCAGTTGTCGCCCGCCGCGATCTCAAGCGTGAGACTGCGCGAATGGCAGTCTCCCCTGCGGGCGAGGAAATCGCCGACGAGGCACCCGGCAATGCTGCTTCCTCTGACTCCGAATCGGTCGATGTTCGCCCAATAGGCGACGAGAAGCCAGAATCGAAGGGGCGAGTCAAGTTCAAGCGCTTCCTTACCCGTTTCGGGGTCCCGGGTGCGAGCCTGCTCGGCCCTCTGGCGATTCCGACTCAGATCACGTCGACCATCCTCGTCGGCGCCGGGGTCAAGACCTCGTGGATCCTGCTCTGGCAGGGCATCGCGATCGTCTGCTGGACCACCCTGACCACACTCATCGCCACGGGAGCGCTCGCCCTGCTCGTCGGCTGA
- a CDS encoding TetR family transcriptional regulator — translation MPEQPQTRRGAATYQRILDAATEEFAQHGIAGARVDRIVSAARTNKAQLYAYFGDKGQLFDAIFLDSLDSITNTAPIDAEDLADWAVRLYDEYLRRPDLIRLATWTRLERRPTGHLAESHDDHDEHKLAAIAAAQAAGRVRDGDPFDIMAMVIAMSMAWSPVSNVYAADSSEPAEVHASRRALLRECVGQAMRPRQT, via the coding sequence ATGCCCGAACAGCCTCAGACCCGCCGCGGGGCGGCGACCTACCAACGCATCCTCGACGCCGCCACCGAGGAATTCGCCCAGCACGGGATCGCCGGTGCGCGGGTCGATCGAATCGTCTCCGCGGCGCGGACGAACAAGGCCCAGCTCTATGCCTACTTCGGCGATAAGGGACAGCTCTTCGACGCCATCTTCCTCGATTCCCTGGACAGCATCACCAACACGGCGCCCATCGACGCCGAGGACCTGGCCGATTGGGCCGTGCGCCTCTACGACGAATACCTTCGCCGCCCGGATCTCATCCGCTTGGCAACATGGACGCGACTGGAGCGACGGCCGACGGGCCACCTCGCCGAATCACACGATGACCACGATGAGCACAAACTGGCAGCGATCGCCGCAGCTCAGGCCGCGGGCCGGGTCAGGGACGGCGATCCGTTCGACATCATGGCCATGGTCATCGCGATGTCGATGGCGTGGTCACCGGTGAGCAATGTCTATGCCGCCGACAGCAGCGAACCCGCCGAGGTGCACGCCTCCCGCCGCGCCCTGCTGCGCGAGTGCGTCGGCCAGGCGATGCGCCCGCGTCAGACGTGA
- a CDS encoding SDR family oxidoreductase, with protein sequence MEDYRSTALVVGVNGIVGSEIARKLAICDDWDVYGLSRSAHELPPRVHPVLADLQEPESVAQALKDLRPTHVFLTAWSRQETEAENIRVNAAMMSNLFDALAPAGSVRHAALMTGLKHYMGPFEAFGTGEMRETPFREESQRLETPNFYYAQEDEVFAAAERDHFTWSVHRAHTVTGHTVGNAMNFALTFAVHAAIARESGTPLIFPGTELVWNCLTDISDSRIVADQMIWASTTPGIGNEAWNVTNGEIFRWR encoded by the coding sequence ATGGAGGACTACCGCTCAACCGCGCTCGTCGTCGGCGTCAACGGCATCGTCGGCTCAGAGATCGCGCGCAAGCTTGCCATCTGCGACGACTGGGATGTCTATGGACTGTCGCGTTCGGCACACGAACTGCCACCGAGGGTGCATCCGGTTCTGGCAGACCTGCAGGAGCCTGAGAGTGTGGCCCAGGCTCTGAAGGACCTCCGACCGACTCATGTCTTCCTCACCGCGTGGTCACGGCAGGAGACCGAAGCTGAGAATATCCGCGTCAACGCGGCCATGATGAGCAATCTTTTCGACGCACTCGCCCCAGCCGGTTCGGTCAGGCACGCTGCTCTGATGACCGGGCTGAAGCACTACATGGGTCCGTTCGAGGCGTTCGGTACCGGAGAGATGCGTGAGACCCCCTTCCGGGAGGAATCCCAGCGATTGGAAACACCGAACTTCTACTACGCCCAAGAGGATGAGGTCTTCGCCGCAGCCGAGCGCGATCACTTCACATGGAGCGTCCACCGGGCCCACACGGTGACAGGGCATACGGTCGGGAATGCGATGAACTTCGCGTTGACCTTCGCGGTGCACGCAGCGATCGCCAGAGAGTCGGGCACCCCGCTTATCTTCCCCGGCACGGAACTGGTGTGGAACTGCCTCACCGATATCTCCGATTCGCGGATCGTGGCTGATCAGATGATCTGGGCGTCGACGACCCCCGGCATCGGCAACGAAGCGTGGAACGTGACCAACGGTGAGATCTTCCGCTGGCGCTAG